DNA from Vicia villosa cultivar HV-30 ecotype Madison, WI unplaced genomic scaffold, Vvil1.0 ctg.001393F_1_1_1, whole genome shotgun sequence:
ataaagaGCATCTTTTAATGACTTAGATGTAGTATCTTTGACATGATGTAGAGCAATAAATCGTTCCACAATATGCCCTTTGtcgttaacaaacctaaaacaaATTCAACAAGTTTACTTGGCGGCATAATAAGTAATGAAAATTAGAAATTGAAAACAAATACAACTATTAACCTCAATATCATCGCCATTTTCTCTTTAATAGATATATCATGTAACTCATCAATAAGCACGGAGAATTATTTATCACcaagctcttccataatcaccttggTAACTTCATGTGCACAACAAGTTGCAAGCTCCTTTTGAATGTCACTGGCAATCATTGTGCATTTTTTCCACCACGATCAAGAGCATCGCTCACTTGTTCATCCTTAGCTTTTACCCATTCTACTATCTCTCTAAAATTGCCCTTATTTAGAGAAATAGCGGATTCATCATGGCCACGAAAAGCCAAGCCTTGTGCAATGAGATATCTTGAACAGTCTACAGAACAAGTCAAATGAATCTTATATAATTCTTCTGATTCCTTGGTTGCTTTAGAAAACTTACTAGCCACACTTtgtctttgattattataatcatcGCAATGCTTGACACATGAGTTGTGCAAACTATTATGACTACCAACATGATCTTTAAAGCCTTGTGATGCATGCTTCCAATCTTTATATCCGTTTTTAGTAAAGACTTCAAAACCAAAGTGCTCGGTCCTCCCGGGTTTCTTaaatagaaaacaataaaaacaataagTTGCATCCTTAATCTCATTGTATTCTAACC
Protein-coding regions in this window:
- the LOC131634938 gene encoding uncharacterized protein LOC131634938, whose protein sequence is MRRFLVQSESEPPHDVVNEFNPNEIVRDPGRRKQINEYALDIQDQVRMAYILKGPMQPDMPSFTRTPFGSINRASSKLWYKNYTWLEYNEIKDATYCFYCFLFKKPGRTEHFGFEVFTKNGYKDWKHASQGFKDHVGSHNSLHNSCVKHCDDYNNQRQSVASKFSKATKESEELYKIHLTCSVDCSRYLIAQGLAFRGHDESAISLNKGNFREIVEWVKAKDEQVSDALDRGGKNAQ